CTTCGCGAAGAAATTTTACGATTAAAGAAAAAGCTTAATGCAGTTATTCTTGCGCATTATTACCAGGAATCGGAAATTCAGGACTTAGCTGACTTCATCGGCGACAGTTTACAGCTTGCGCAGAATGCAGAAAAGACAAATGCAGATGTAATTGTATTTGCAGGAGTTCATTTTATGGCTGAAACTGCAAAGATTTTGAATCCAAAAAAACTTGTGCTTCTGCCTGATTTAAATGCAGGATGCTCACTTGCAGAGGGTTGTCCCGCTGATTTGCTTTTGAAGTTCAAGCAAAAATATCCCGGGCATGTTTTGATAAGTTATATAAACTGCTCGGCAGATGTGAAGGCAATTTCGGACATAATCTGCACTTCATCGAATGCAGTGAAAATTGTAGAGCAGATTCCAAAAACACAGGGGATTATTTTTGCTCCCGATAAAAATCTTGGTAGATACATAATGAAAAAAACCGGTCGGGATATGATTCTATGGCAAGGTGCGTGTATTGTTCATGAAACATTCAGCGACAGAAAAATTTTTGAATTAAAGCAGAAACATCCTAATGCAAAAGTTATTGCTCATCCCGAATGCGAGGAACATATTTTGAAGAAAGCTGATTTCATCGGTTCGACAAGCGCGTTATTGAATTATGTTATTAACGACAACGGAAAAGAATACATAGTGGCAACAGAGCCGGGCATAATTCATCAAATGGAATTAAAAGCACCGGGTAAAATTTATATTCCTGCACCTCCTGAATCAAGCTGCGCATGCAATGAATGTCCTTATATGAAATTGAATACTCTGGAAAAATTATATTTGTGTATGAGGGATAAAAAACCTGAAATAATCCTGAATGAAGAAATAAGGAAGAATGCTTATAAGTCTTTGAAGAGAATGCTTGAGATGAGTTAAATATCAGAAAAGAAAAAAATCCCATCCCTCTGCATAAGCCGGATTCTGTTTCCTGTTTTCACAAGATGACAATCATTTATCTTAGTCTTGCATTACTGCAATACATTTTGCGACCTACCCTGGAAGCCGCATATAAGCGAGCAGCGCCTTTAAGCTTCCTTTACTTGGTCTCGCTCCGGATGAGGTTTGTCAATCCCGGAAATTGCGTTCCGGATGGTAGGCTTTTACCCTGCCGTTTCACCTTTATCACGTCTACAAAGTGACGTGATAGTTTACTTTTCTGTGACACTTTCTGCGGCAAATTCTTAAGAACTTTACCGCCCGGGATATCATCCCGGCATCCCCGCTCTAATGGAGTCCGGACTTTCCTCACTTTCCGTCTTGCGGAATAGCGCGATTGTCTGCAATGGAATGGGATATTAAATTAAAGAACTGTATTAAAATTTTTTATTGCTTCGTTGGCTAATTTATCTGCTATCTTGTTTTCAGTTCGGGGTATATAATTTATAGTGTATATAATATTTAATCCGGAAAGTATGCTTTTTGTTTCAGTATGAAGCAAATTTAGCTTTGAATCACGGACTTTATATTGACCGTTTATCTGTTTTACAAGCAATTCACTGTCAGCAAAAAACTCAATTTTTTTTATTCTGTCAGCCTGATTTAAGGATTTTATCAGTTCCAAACTTTTTATAAATGCGGAATACTCTGCGACATTATTTGTAGTTTCTCCGATATATTCGCTATGAGTTAAAAGCTCTTCATCTGTATCATTCGTTATCAGGATACCAATTCCTGATTTGCCCGGATT
The DNA window shown above is from Ignavibacteria bacterium and carries:
- the nadA gene encoding quinolinate synthase NadA; this translates as MIEPEPEIETKVDPKLNLREEILRLKKKLNAVILAHYYQESEIQDLADFIGDSLQLAQNAEKTNADVIVFAGVHFMAETAKILNPKKLVLLPDLNAGCSLAEGCPADLLLKFKQKYPGHVLISYINCSADVKAISDIICTSSNAVKIVEQIPKTQGIIFAPDKNLGRYIMKKTGRDMILWQGACIVHETFSDRKIFELKQKHPNAKVIAHPECEEHILKKADFIGSTSALLNYVINDNGKEYIVATEPGIIHQMELKAPGKIYIPAPPESSCACNECPYMKLNTLEKLYLCMRDKKPEIILNEEIRKNAYKSLKRMLEMS
- a CDS encoding ribonuclease HI family protein, which encodes MTIKVFTDGASKGNPGKSGIGILITNDTDEELLTHSEYIGETTNNVAEYSAFIKSLELIKSLNQADRIKKIEFFADSELLVKQINGQYKVRDSKLNLLHTETKSILSGLNIIYTINYIPRTENKIADKLANEAIKNFNTVL